A stretch of the Panicum virgatum strain AP13 chromosome 9N, P.virgatum_v5, whole genome shotgun sequence genome encodes the following:
- the LOC120689870 gene encoding splicing factor 3A subunit 2-like, protein MAGRMLLGVCAVMMAIAVANAAEGQVASVVVGLARCADCTRYMKAETAFKGLQVAIKCKNSNGEYETRAISELQSSGTFSVPLAADLHGADCHAQLHSAANAPCPGQEPSKIAPMSGGTFVAIPGKTHYPSAECASAFLCYPIKKHFLDHFHKKPVREYHPVPEDKPAPEYHPVPEHKPAPEYHPTPKYHPPTPEYHPPAPEYHPPTPGYHSPTPVYGEP, encoded by the exons ATGGCAGGAAGGATGCTCCTAGGCGTCTGTGCAGTGATGATGGCGATAGCCGTCGCTAACGCAGCAGAGGGCCAGGTGGCGTCGGTCGTCGTCGGCCTGGCCAGGTGCGCCGACTGCACCAGGTACATGAAGGCCGAGACGGCTTTCAAAG GTCTTCAGGTGGCCATCAAGTGCAAGAACAGCAACGGCGAGTACGAGACCAGGGCCATCAGTGAGCTCCAAAGCTCCGGAACCTTCAGCGTTCCCCTCGCTGCCGACCTCCACGGCGCCGACTGCCACGCTCAGCTGCACAGCGCCGCCAACGCGCCCTGCCCCGGGCAGGAGCCGTCCAAGATCGCGCCGATGTCCGGCGGCACCTTCGTCGCCATCCCCGGCAAGACGCATTACCCATCCGCGGAGTGCGCGTCTGCGTTCCTCTGCTACCCGATCAAGAAGCACTTCCTCGACCATTTCCACAAGAAGCCCGTGCGGGAGTACCACCCCGTGCCAGAGGACAAGCCAGCGCCGGAGTACCACCCCGTGCCTGAGCACAAGCCGGCGCCGGAGTACCACCCCACGCCAAAATACCACCCTCCCACGCCAGAATACCAtcctcccgcaccggagtaccaCCCACCAACGCCGGGATACCACTCTCCCACTCCGGTGTACGGGGAGCCATAA